In Candidatus Kaelpia aquatica, the DNA window AACATCTATCCCAAGAATAAACATTTTAACTAAAGAACTATCTCCTTTAAAAATTTTACGTTATCTGTATCAATCTCTATGAATCGCTGCTTATCTTCAGCTAGCAGCGCTATCTTTACCAGAACATCTAGGGTCAAGACATCTTTAACTTTTTCCGCCCACTCTATAAGAACAATGTTATCTTTAGAAAAGTATCCATCCCAATCAATTTCAAATATTTCATCTTTATTGGTTAATCTATAAAGATCCATATGAATGATAGGGAACTTGGCTTTATATTCCTGAACTAAAACAAAAGAAGCGCTGGCTACATTTTTTGGATCATATCCTAAGCCTGCTAGAATACCTTTTATAAGAACGGTCTTACCAGAGCCCAGCTCTCCCTCAAAACCAACTACTACCCCAGGAGAGATAGATCTTGCCATACTCTTACCTAAACTAAAAGTCTCTCGTTCAGAATTAGTATAAATCTTTTTACTTGAAATGGTCATAACCCTCCACTTTAACCTTTCTCATCCGCCCTGCCTCTTGAATAAGAATCCCTCCTCTCTTCTCTGTAATATTACCTATAGACCTAACTTTAAGACCGCAGCCTGGAATAGAGCCTGGAATATTACTCTTCCCTGAAGCAGTAAATAACAATTCAAAATCTTCCCCTTCTCTAACTGCACTGCTAAAACTAGCTGCTCTAGCTGACAAGGGGATCAATCTTTTATCTAAAATAGCACCTTTATCAGAAGCCTTACACAGTCTACTAAGATCTAAAATAAGACCGTCTGTTATATCTATCATAGAATTTATCTTAAAATTGCTACTCAACCATTGAGCCTCTTTTAATCTTGGATTAAATTTATAATGCTTAGAAGAAGAAGCAGCTCCTCCTATAGTGCCTGTAACATAGATAGCATCACCGACCTTAGCTCCAGACCTAGTAAGCAAGTAAATGCTCTTAACCTTACCCACCATAGCAATGGCCAAAAAAAGAGAGTTACTTTTAACTGTATCTCCACCCACTATCTTTATGTCATATTTTTCAGCTATATTTTTTATTCCCCTATAAAGTTTTGATACAAATACCTTGTCCAATTTTTTAATCCCAAGATTTACAACTGCATATAAAGGCTCTCCTCCCATAGCAGCTATATCTGATATGTTCACAGCCATAGCCTTACGGCCTATATAATAAGGGCTTAATCTATTCTTTATAAAATGCCTGCCTTCAATAATGGTATCGGTTGTAAAGAGGAGCTTCTCACCTTTTTTATATGGCAATACCGCAGCATCATCTCCAATACCTATAAAATCTCTGCCGCCTTTAAACAATGATGATAATAAAGCTGCTAATCTATCCTCATTCATTTAAAACCTTCTTGATTCTTTCTTCAAAAGGTCTCTCTATTATTCCTTTTTCAGTTATTATAGCAGTTACAAACTCAGACTCAGTTATATCGAAAGCCGGATTTTCAACTTTAGTACCAAGAGGTGCAATATTAACTCCGGATATCTTGAGAACCTCATCGGAGCCTCTTCTTTCGATAGGGATATCCTCTCCTTTATTTAGAGATAGATCGAAACTGGTCGAAGGAGCTACAACATAGAAGGGCAGTTTATGCACCCCCGCAAGTCTGGCTAAAGAATAAGTACCTATCTTATTGGCAAAATCACCGTTCTTAACTATTCTGTCGGCTCCGACAAATATCTTATCTATTTTCTTCTCTTTCATTAAAAACCCAGCCATACTATCAGTGATTAATTTATAATCTATACCTGCCTCTTTTAATTCCCAGCAGGTCAACCTGCTTCCTTGAAGCAAAGGCCTTGTCTCATCTACATAAACGGAAAATTTCTTTCCTCTCTCTTTAGCGCTAAAAAATACAGCCAGAGCCGTACCGTAGCCCCCTGTTGCAAGTCCGCCAGCATTACAATGCGTTAGAATGTTGTCCCCATTCTCTATTAGCTCAGAGCCTAAATCTCCTATTTTGTAAGATTGCTCTATATCCTCTCTCCATATAGATAACGCATCATTTTCTATAATATCTATCAATTCAATCAAATCTCTACCTCTATTCTTATTAAAAACTCTTTTGATTCTCTCTAGCGCCCAATATAAATTTACTGCTGTGGGCCGAGATTTAGATAACACCTCTATTGCAATCTTAATTTGCTTCTCTAATCCTAAAATATCTTTAGGCATACCATATTTTATGCTTAGAACTACTCCAAAAGCAGCCACAATTCCTACTAGAGGTGCACCTCTAACATACATCTTTTTAATTAGATTATAGACTTCCTCTAGGTTATTTGCGCTCACCCAGGATATCTTATCGGGAAGCAGTCTCTGGTCTAAAACCTCAAGACAACTTCCATCCCATCTTAAATGTTCTATATGAAAACTCCTGCCATAGAAATCTTTAAAATCCATCATACCCCTACGTATCTCCTCCAAAGAAATATCAACAACAGTATAAAGCCATTATGTAAGACATGTGCAAATATAGGACACCATAGAGAGCCTGTCTT includes these proteins:
- the tsaE gene encoding tRNA (adenosine(37)-N6)-threonylcarbamoyltransferase complex ATPase subunit type 1 TsaE → MTISSKKIYTNSERETFSLGKSMARSISPGVVVGFEGELGSGKTVLIKGILAGLGYDPKNVASASFVLVQEYKAKFPIIHMDLYRLTNKDEIFEIDWDGYFSKDNIVLIEWAEKVKDVLTLDVLVKIALLAEDKQRFIEIDTDNVKFLKEIVL
- the thiL gene encoding thiamine-phosphate kinase; translated protein: MNEDRLAALLSSLFKGGRDFIGIGDDAAVLPYKKGEKLLFTTDTIIEGRHFIKNRLSPYYIGRKAMAVNISDIAAMGGEPLYAVVNLGIKKLDKVFVSKLYRGIKNIAEKYDIKIVGGDTVKSNSLFLAIAMVGKVKSIYLLTRSGAKVGDAIYVTGTIGGAASSSKHYKFNPRLKEAQWLSSNFKINSMIDITDGLILDLSRLCKASDKGAILDKRLIPLSARAASFSSAVREGEDFELLFTASGKSNIPGSIPGCGLKVRSIGNITEKRGGILIQEAGRMRKVKVEGYDHFK
- the mtnA gene encoding S-methyl-5-thioribose-1-phosphate isomerase translates to MMDFKDFYGRSFHIEHLRWDGSCLEVLDQRLLPDKISWVSANNLEEVYNLIKKMYVRGAPLVGIVAAFGVVLSIKYGMPKDILGLEKQIKIAIEVLSKSRPTAVNLYWALERIKRVFNKNRGRDLIELIDIIENDALSIWREDIEQSYKIGDLGSELIENGDNILTHCNAGGLATGGYGTALAVFFSAKERGKKFSVYVDETRPLLQGSRLTCWELKEAGIDYKLITDSMAGFLMKEKKIDKIFVGADRIVKNGDFANKIGTYSLARLAGVHKLPFYVVAPSTSFDLSLNKGEDIPIERRGSDEVLKISGVNIAPLGTKVENPAFDITESEFVTAIITEKGIIERPFEERIKKVLNE